One window from the genome of Choloepus didactylus isolate mChoDid1 chromosome 2, mChoDid1.pri, whole genome shotgun sequence encodes:
- the LOC119517111 gene encoding olfactory receptor 10X1-like produces the protein MLICCFFQISNTQIMLINQTILKEFILVSFSLYPDIQAFIFVVFLCLYLFTLMGSMAIMGLTWVDTALHTPMYLFLSALSFYETCYTMSIIPKMLADLLAKNRSISIVGCGLQMCFFLGLGGTHTIIFTLMGYDHFLAICNPLRYPLLTTNTVCGQLVASAWAGGFFISLIETSLIFRGVFCNHNLVKHFFCHMQAVVKLSCLDSDFTEFIVTVISVSGLLGTFFLISLTYIFILSTVLRIPSADGKQKTFSTCASHLTVVIIHFGFASIVYLKPEASGGDDTLIAIPYTVITPFLSPLIFTLRNKDMKNAFRKVLGKTVALDK, from the coding sequence ATGCTCATCTGTTGTTTCTTTCAGATTTCCAACACTCAAATAATGTTGATCAACCAGACAATCCTGAAGGAATTCATCCTTGTTAGCTTTTCTCTTTATCCAGATATACAGGCATTCATCTTTGTGGTCTTCCTTTGCCTCTACCTTTTCACACTCATGGGTAGTATGGCCATCATGGGTCTAACTTGGGTGGACACAGCCCTCCACACTCCCATGTACCTCTTTCTCAGTGCTCTCTCCTTCTATGAAACCTGCTACACAATGTCCATCATTCCCAAGATGCTGGCCGATCTGCTGGCCAAGAACAGAAGCATTTCAATTGTAGGTTGTGGCTTGCAGATGTGTTTCTTCTTGGGACTTGGTGGCACCCACACTATCATCTTTACTTTGATGGGTTATGATCATTTCCTGGCCATCTGCAACCCTCTTCGATATCCTTTGCTTACGACCAACACAGTATGTGGACAGCTTGTGGCCTCTGCTTGGGCTGGAGGATTCTTCATCTCTCTGATAGAGACTTCACTGATATTCAGAGGAGTTTTCTGCAACCACAACCTTGTAAAACACTTTTTTTGCCATATGCAGGCAGTTGTGAAGTTATCCTGTCTAGACAGTGACTTCACAGAATTCATTGTAACAGTGATCTCAGTGTCAGGCTTGCTGGGTACCTTTTTCCTCATCAGCCTCACTTATATCTTCATTCTTTCCACTGTCCTCAGGATCCCTTCAGCTGACGGCAAGCAGAAGACCTTTTCCACCTGTGCCTCTCACCTCACAGTGGTCATCATCCATTTTGGGTTTGCATCTATTGTTTATCTGAAGCCAGAAGCCTCAGGGGGAGATGACACACTCATAGCTATCCCTTACACAGTCATTACCCCTTTCCTCAGCCCTCTCATTTTCACCCTCAGGAATAAGGACATGAAGAATGCTTTCAGAAAGGTGCTGGGGAAGACAGTTGCTTTGGACAAATGA